One Microbacterium esteraromaticum genomic window carries:
- a CDS encoding septum formation family protein, with the protein MTSRSLLRPLALAGSTIAVALVLTGCSIPTNVFSGDAERDEAGQVTSESNIDIFELKVGDCKLADDATSTELSDTNVVRCSDPHDEEIFYEFDLPDGDFPAADAVEQTVWETCDPQFEAFVGISELDSALTYAYFSPTQDGWERLGDRTIQCVLYSEDGTQLEGSAKGTKI; encoded by the coding sequence ATGACCTCTCGCTCTCTTCTCCGTCCCCTCGCACTCGCCGGATCGACGATCGCCGTCGCGCTCGTGCTGACCGGGTGCAGCATCCCGACCAATGTGTTCAGCGGCGACGCCGAACGCGATGAGGCGGGTCAGGTGACCTCCGAATCGAACATCGACATCTTCGAGCTCAAGGTGGGCGACTGCAAGCTCGCCGACGACGCGACGAGCACCGAGCTGAGCGACACGAACGTCGTGCGGTGCAGCGATCCGCATGATGAGGAGATCTTCTACGAGTTCGACCTGCCGGACGGCGACTTCCCCGCAGCGGACGCGGTCGAGCAGACCGTGTGGGAGACCTGCGACCCGCAGTTCGAGGCCTTCGTCGGCATCAGCGAGCTGGACTCGGCGCTGACCTACGCGTACTTCTCGCCCACTCAGGACGGCTGGGAGCGCCTCGGCGACCGCACGATCCAGTGCGTGCTCTACAGCGAGGACGGCACGCAGCTCGAGGGATCGGCCAAGGGCACCAAGATCTGA
- the dusB gene encoding tRNA dihydrouridine synthase DusB — protein sequence MTLVTDSLAAAGTAPALRIGPIELDTPVVLAPMAGITNTAFRRLCREYGAGLYVSEMITSRALVERNAITMRLIQHHESETPRSIQLYGVDPATIAEAVRIIVAEDRADHIDLNFGCPVPKVTRKGGGAALPWKIGLFSDIVQRAVKAAGDVPLTVKMRKGINKDHLTFLDAGRAAEDAGAAAVALHARTASEYYSGHADWSAIGELKQAVTSIPVLGNGDIWSAGDAVRMMHETGCDGVVVGRGCLGRPWLFGELAAALGPSAGADQHAVVDATLGFVKDAFRRHAELLVEFFEDEDRGCKDIRKHVAWYFKGYPVGGELRAALARASTLQEIDDLLGTIGDAPYPGAGAEGQRGRAGSPKRTALPEGWLDSREIGEGVGDMMRGAETENDGG from the coding sequence ATGACTCTGGTAACTGACTCCCTCGCCGCCGCCGGCACGGCTCCTGCCCTGCGCATCGGTCCGATCGAACTCGACACTCCCGTCGTGCTCGCACCGATGGCAGGCATCACCAACACCGCTTTCCGTCGACTCTGCCGCGAGTACGGGGCCGGCCTGTACGTCAGCGAGATGATCACCTCGAGGGCGCTGGTGGAGCGCAATGCGATCACGATGCGGCTCATCCAGCACCACGAGAGCGAGACTCCGCGGTCGATCCAGCTGTACGGCGTGGATCCAGCCACCATCGCCGAGGCGGTGCGCATCATCGTCGCCGAGGACCGTGCCGACCACATCGACCTCAATTTCGGCTGCCCGGTTCCGAAGGTGACCCGCAAGGGCGGGGGAGCAGCCCTGCCGTGGAAGATCGGCCTGTTCTCCGACATCGTGCAGCGTGCGGTGAAGGCCGCCGGTGACGTGCCGCTCACCGTGAAGATGCGCAAGGGCATCAACAAGGACCACCTGACCTTCCTCGACGCCGGTCGCGCGGCTGAGGACGCCGGAGCCGCGGCCGTCGCACTGCACGCGCGAACCGCATCGGAGTACTACTCCGGCCATGCCGACTGGAGCGCGATCGGCGAGCTGAAGCAGGCGGTCACGAGCATCCCGGTGCTCGGCAATGGCGACATCTGGTCGGCGGGCGACGCCGTGCGGATGATGCACGAGACCGGGTGCGACGGCGTCGTCGTGGGCCGCGGATGCCTGGGCAGGCCGTGGCTGTTCGGCGAGCTCGCCGCCGCTCTGGGCCCGTCGGCGGGCGCCGACCAGCACGCCGTCGTCGACGCGACCCTCGGATTCGTCAAGGACGCCTTCCGGCGGCACGCCGAGCTGCTCGTCGAGTTCTTCGAGGACGAAGACCGCGGGTGCAAGGACATCCGCAAGCATGTCGCCTGGTATTTCAAGGGCTACCCGGTCGGCGGCGAACTGCGCGCGGCGCTCGCCAGGGCGTCGACTCTGCAGGAGATCGACGATCTGCTCGGCACCATCGGCGACGCGCCGTACCCCGGGGCAGGAGCCGAGGGGCAGCGTGGACGCGCGGGTTCCCCCAAGCGCACCGCCCTTCCCGAGGGCTGGCTCGACTCGCGCGAGATCGGCGAGGGCGTCGGTGACATGATGCGCGGGGCGGAGACCGAGAACGATGGCGGCTGA
- a CDS encoding DMT family transporter has product MEFAANVSDQLVGVFENPALLLGIPLALAGAVFMSLGAQYQHRGVEKVERLSGTEGTTGLSGAQIRALLTRPSWIIGTIMLGLAIACQLSAIAIAPLIVVQPLGAIALVVTTLLNARISGHTPTRRSLIAIGACLGGIFLFVILAALYATERPISNDDLFTILTILLVVIIVLGTFWLILRHRMRALFYVTGAGILYGFVATLAKAVISRIQAGNFEWLTVVCVIALIAAAAVGAYFVQTAYSSGPPDLVIAGLTVIDPIVAVLIGALVLGEAAAAPLWVLILFGVAGAIAIWGVFGLARYHPQVLSDSQELSIRRGSDPSAGAGAQEG; this is encoded by the coding sequence GTGGAGTTCGCAGCGAACGTCAGCGATCAGCTGGTCGGAGTGTTCGAGAACCCGGCTCTGCTGCTCGGCATCCCGCTCGCACTGGCCGGGGCCGTCTTCATGTCGCTCGGCGCGCAGTACCAGCACCGCGGGGTGGAGAAGGTAGAGCGACTCAGCGGAACCGAGGGCACGACGGGCCTCAGCGGCGCGCAGATCAGGGCGCTGCTCACCCGTCCCTCGTGGATCATCGGCACCATCATGCTCGGCCTCGCCATCGCGTGCCAGCTGAGCGCCATCGCCATCGCCCCGCTGATCGTCGTGCAGCCCCTCGGCGCCATCGCGCTCGTGGTCACGACGCTGCTGAACGCCCGGATCTCGGGACACACCCCGACCCGCCGCTCTCTCATCGCGATCGGGGCCTGCCTCGGCGGGATCTTCCTGTTCGTGATCCTCGCAGCGCTCTATGCGACAGAGCGCCCGATCAGCAACGACGACCTGTTCACGATCCTCACGATCCTGCTCGTGGTGATCATCGTGCTCGGGACGTTCTGGCTGATCCTCCGCCACCGCATGCGGGCGCTGTTCTACGTCACAGGAGCCGGCATCCTGTACGGCTTCGTGGCGACTCTCGCGAAGGCCGTCATCAGCCGCATACAGGCCGGGAACTTCGAGTGGCTCACCGTCGTCTGCGTGATCGCCCTCATCGCGGCAGCGGCGGTCGGCGCCTACTTCGTGCAGACCGCATACAGCTCGGGACCACCCGACCTCGTCATCGCGGGGCTCACGGTGATCGATCCCATCGTCGCGGTGCTGATCGGAGCCCTCGTATTGGGCGAGGCGGCAGCGGCCCCGCTGTGGGTGCTGATCCTGTTCGGGGTCGCGGGAGCGATCGCCATCTGGGGTGTCTTCGGACTCGCTCGCTACCACCCGCAGGTGCTCAGCGACAGCCAGGAGCTCAGCATCCGCCGGGGGAGCGACCCTTCTGCTGGTGCGGGGGCACAGGAGGGCTGA
- the dnaG gene encoding DNA primase has translation MPRILQADVEEVKTRTNIADIVGERVALKSAGVGSLKGLCPFHDEKSPSFHVRPQVGYYHCFGCGASGDVYSFLREMDHVSFTEAVERLAARVGYTLHYEDGGAAPETSGRSRLYAANTAAGEYFRSQLLSPEAESARRFLGERGFDAGAAAHFGVGYAPRGWDNMLKALSAQGFTRDELTAAGLVSAGQRGVYDRFRGRVVWPIRDVTGQTIGFGARKLYDDDQGPKYLNTPETPIYKKAQVLYGLDLAKRDISRGDPRRVVVVEGYTDVMACHLAGVTTAIATCGTAFGAEHIKVLRRVMGDDSAAGEVVFTFDGDEAGQKAALRAFSTASSAQEDSRFTAQTFVAVAPDGLDPCDLRLQRGDAAVRGLMDAKVPMFEFAIDRKLAGYDLATVEGQVGALRAAAPIVAEIRDELLRPGYERVLARRLGMDPTAVHQQVQRASRGEREQPASRRQEQGDMGGDGTSRVRLADLPRTPEVALERDALMGVLQYGHRLDQESLARALSEPFRHPALDAVREAVASVADRTRVGWATAAADAVREPYRSLAGELLMMPFPARDDEGALASSADLCRRLILRGIEREKQELLGAVQRVPADSDGGRALRMRLRDVDAERLRFAES, from the coding sequence ATGCCGCGGATCCTGCAGGCGGACGTCGAAGAGGTCAAGACCCGCACCAACATCGCCGACATCGTGGGTGAGCGGGTCGCGCTGAAGTCGGCAGGAGTCGGGTCGCTCAAGGGGCTGTGCCCTTTCCACGACGAGAAGAGCCCGAGCTTCCACGTCCGTCCGCAGGTGGGGTACTACCACTGCTTCGGCTGCGGCGCGTCGGGCGATGTCTACTCGTTCCTGCGCGAAATGGATCACGTGAGCTTCACCGAGGCCGTCGAGCGTCTGGCGGCCAGGGTCGGCTACACGCTGCACTACGAGGACGGCGGCGCCGCACCCGAGACCAGCGGACGCAGTCGGCTGTACGCCGCGAACACCGCGGCCGGGGAGTACTTCCGCTCGCAGCTGCTGAGCCCCGAGGCGGAGAGCGCCAGGAGGTTCCTCGGCGAGCGCGGCTTCGACGCCGGTGCAGCCGCGCATTTCGGCGTCGGCTACGCGCCTCGCGGCTGGGACAACATGCTGAAGGCGCTGAGCGCCCAGGGCTTCACGAGAGACGAGCTCACGGCAGCCGGGCTCGTCTCGGCCGGACAGCGGGGCGTGTACGACCGGTTCCGCGGGCGGGTCGTCTGGCCGATCCGCGACGTGACAGGGCAGACCATCGGCTTCGGTGCGCGCAAGCTGTACGACGACGACCAGGGGCCGAAATACCTCAACACGCCTGAGACGCCGATCTACAAGAAGGCGCAGGTGCTCTACGGGCTCGACCTCGCCAAGCGCGACATCAGCAGGGGCGACCCGCGTCGTGTGGTCGTCGTGGAGGGGTACACCGATGTGATGGCATGCCACCTCGCCGGCGTCACGACTGCGATCGCCACGTGCGGCACCGCGTTCGGCGCCGAGCACATCAAGGTGCTGCGCCGGGTGATGGGCGACGACTCCGCGGCAGGCGAGGTGGTCTTCACCTTCGATGGCGACGAGGCGGGGCAGAAGGCGGCGCTGCGTGCGTTCTCCACGGCCTCAAGTGCACAGGAGGACTCGCGCTTCACGGCGCAGACGTTCGTCGCCGTCGCACCCGACGGCCTTGACCCCTGCGACCTGCGACTGCAGCGCGGCGATGCCGCGGTGCGCGGGCTGATGGATGCCAAGGTGCCGATGTTCGAGTTCGCGATCGACCGCAAGCTCGCGGGGTACGATCTCGCGACCGTCGAGGGGCAGGTGGGCGCCCTGCGGGCGGCGGCCCCGATCGTCGCCGAGATCCGAGACGAGCTGCTGCGCCCGGGGTACGAGCGTGTGCTCGCCCGCCGACTCGGCATGGATCCGACGGCCGTGCACCAGCAGGTGCAGCGTGCGTCGCGCGGCGAGCGCGAGCAGCCCGCGTCCCGGCGTCAGGAGCAGGGAGACATGGGCGGCGACGGCACCTCGCGCGTGCGGCTGGCGGATCTCCCTCGGACCCCTGAGGTCGCGCTCGAGCGTGACGCGCTGATGGGCGTGCTGCAGTACGGGCATCGCCTCGACCAGGAGTCGCTCGCTCGCGCATTGAGTGAGCCCTTCCGGCATCCGGCGCTCGACGCGGTGCGCGAGGCCGTGGCCTCCGTCGCCGACCGCACGCGGGTGGGCTGGGCGACGGCCGCTGCCGATGCCGTGCGCGAGCCGTATCGCAGTCTCGCGGGCGAGCTGCTGATGATGCCGTTCCCCGCTCGCGACGACGAGGGCGCTCTGGCCTCGTCGGCCGACCTCTGCCGCCGGCTGATCCTGCGCGGCATCGAGCGGGAGAAGCAGGAGCTGCTGGGCGCGGTGCAGAGGGTGCCGGCGGATTCGGACGGCGGACGTGCTCTGCGCATGAGACTGCGCGACGTCGACGCCGAACGGCTGAGGTTCGCCGAGTCCTGA
- a CDS encoding glucose-6-phosphate dehydrogenase assembly protein OpcA has protein sequence MIIDIPDTTISQVAKQLVKVREEGGAVALGRVLTLVIAARNGVAEAAIDAANDASREHPMRVIVLTAGEGEARLDAQIRVGGDAGASEVVVLRAYGDAASNAESLVTGLLLPDAPVVAWWPDDAPADAADSPLGRIAQRRITDAATSHDVRDRLSLLGRTHAPGDTDLAWTRLTHWREQLAAVLDQPPYESVTAADVRGAAASPSTALLAAWLQMALKVPVTWSYEDPEEWEEGIKSVRLTRASGDILLERPSPSVAVLTQPGQPDHELHLPRRTLRECLAEELRRLDADLLYGRVITEGWSRLGPPEQRA, from the coding sequence GTGATCATCGACATCCCCGACACGACGATCAGCCAGGTCGCCAAGCAGCTGGTCAAGGTGCGCGAGGAGGGCGGCGCCGTCGCGCTCGGTCGCGTGCTGACCCTGGTCATCGCCGCCCGCAACGGCGTGGCCGAAGCCGCCATCGACGCCGCCAACGACGCCTCGCGCGAGCACCCCATGCGGGTGATCGTGCTCACCGCCGGAGAGGGCGAGGCGCGTCTGGACGCGCAGATCCGCGTCGGCGGCGACGCCGGCGCGAGCGAGGTCGTCGTGCTCCGCGCCTACGGCGACGCGGCCAGCAACGCCGAGAGCCTGGTCACCGGCCTGCTGCTCCCTGATGCGCCGGTCGTCGCCTGGTGGCCGGATGACGCCCCCGCGGATGCCGCGGACTCGCCGCTCGGTCGCATCGCACAGCGCCGCATCACGGATGCCGCCACGAGCCACGATGTGCGCGACCGGCTCTCGCTGCTCGGTCGCACGCATGCCCCTGGCGACACGGATCTGGCATGGACGCGCCTCACGCACTGGCGTGAGCAGCTCGCCGCGGTGCTCGACCAGCCGCCGTACGAGAGCGTCACAGCCGCCGACGTGCGCGGCGCCGCTGCGTCTCCGTCGACCGCGCTGCTGGCTGCGTGGCTGCAGATGGCGCTCAAGGTGCCCGTGACGTGGTCGTACGAGGATCCGGAGGAGTGGGAGGAGGGCATCAAGTCGGTGCGCCTCACGCGCGCCAGCGGCGACATCCTGCTCGAGCGCCCGTCGCCGAGCGTGGCCGTCCTCACCCAGCCCGGGCAGCCGGACCACGAGCTGCACCTGCCCCGTCGCACGCTGCGCGAGTGCCTCGCCGAGGAGCTGCGCCGACTCGACGCCGATCTGCTCTATGGTCGTGTCATCACCGAGGGCTGGTCGCGCCTCGGTCCGCCAGAGCAGAGAGCCTGA
- a CDS encoding deoxyguanosinetriphosphate triphosphohydrolase — protein sequence MAAEPSDRGYREHDAERFFAETHRSERDDFSRDRARVLHSAALRRLAAKTQVLSPASTADFARNRLTHSLEVAQVGRELASALGVSADVVDTACLSHDLGHPPFGHNGERALNEWAEDIGGFEGNAQSLRILTRLEAKVLDDSDHSVGLNLTRASLDATCKYPWTVDEPVPDPGGRLKFGVYPEDEPVFRWMREGAAGRERCIEAEIMDLSDDIAYSVHDFEDAIVNGYVDVAQLSDPVEHHPLVGRIQQWVGYDYTRDELADALYRLTRETMWMRSFDRSRRDLARLKNLTSDMIGRFARGSVAATRAAYPGETLARYSAHVVIPREVETEIAVLKGIMGQAIVTIDARKGVYKEQRRVLHRLADALWSTDALWSAGADVLEPAFSADFLAADTDAQRARVVVDQIASLTDQTAVDWHNRLVGEMDPAEVGIWTPRHVRPGVGRRTESRVVVEGAV from the coding sequence ATGGCGGCTGAGCCCTCAGATCGCGGCTACCGCGAACACGACGCCGAACGCTTCTTCGCCGAGACGCATCGCTCCGAGAGAGACGACTTCTCGCGGGATCGTGCCCGCGTGCTGCACTCGGCAGCCCTCCGCCGCCTGGCTGCCAAGACCCAGGTGCTGAGCCCCGCCAGCACGGCCGACTTCGCGCGCAACCGGCTCACGCACTCTCTCGAGGTCGCTCAGGTCGGGCGCGAGCTGGCCAGCGCGCTTGGGGTCTCGGCCGATGTGGTCGACACGGCCTGCCTCAGCCACGATCTCGGGCATCCGCCCTTCGGGCACAACGGCGAGCGGGCGCTCAACGAGTGGGCCGAGGACATCGGCGGCTTCGAGGGCAATGCGCAGTCCCTGCGCATCCTGACCCGTCTCGAGGCGAAGGTGCTCGATGACAGCGACCACTCTGTCGGCCTGAACCTCACCCGCGCCAGCCTCGATGCGACCTGCAAGTACCCGTGGACCGTCGATGAACCCGTCCCCGATCCCGGTGGCCGGCTGAAGTTCGGCGTGTATCCCGAGGACGAGCCGGTGTTCCGCTGGATGCGCGAGGGCGCGGCCGGACGCGAGCGGTGCATCGAGGCCGAGATCATGGACCTGTCAGACGACATCGCGTACTCGGTCCACGATTTCGAGGACGCGATCGTCAACGGGTACGTCGATGTGGCACAGCTCTCGGACCCCGTCGAGCACCATCCGCTCGTCGGTCGCATCCAGCAGTGGGTCGGCTACGACTACACCCGCGATGAACTGGCCGATGCGCTGTACCGGCTCACACGCGAGACGATGTGGATGCGCTCGTTCGACAGGTCGCGGCGAGACCTCGCGCGGCTGAAGAACCTCACCAGCGACATGATCGGCCGCTTCGCGCGCGGCTCCGTGGCCGCGACCAGGGCGGCCTACCCCGGCGAGACGCTGGCCAGGTACAGCGCGCACGTGGTCATCCCGCGTGAGGTCGAGACCGAGATCGCGGTGCTCAAGGGCATCATGGGCCAGGCGATCGTCACCATCGATGCTCGCAAGGGCGTCTACAAGGAGCAGCGTCGCGTGCTGCACCGTCTTGCCGACGCCCTGTGGTCGACCGACGCGCTGTGGTCGGCCGGTGCCGACGTGCTGGAGCCGGCCTTCTCGGCCGACTTCCTCGCTGCCGACACCGACGCGCAGCGCGCGCGGGTGGTCGTCGACCAGATCGCCAGTCTCACCGACCAGACCGCGGTCGACTGGCACAACCGGCTCGTCGGCGAGATGGACCCCGCCGAGGTCGGAATCTGGACGCCGCGCCACGTCCGCCCGGGGGTGGGCCGCCGCACCGAATCGCGGGTGGTCGTCGAAGGGGCCGTCTGA
- a CDS encoding ATP-binding cassette domain-containing protein codes for MPADSEFAIDCHDLVIDRIGHGGTTRAVDGVTFTLKPGELMCIGGATGSGKSTLVTALAGMGDSSLKVAGGRATVCGVNIRKPGRRRRTLTALSGHLAQGAGAALPPRLTVGEAISEPITSREKKVNGKALAIRVASLLDELHLPLGLASKFPYELSAGMRQRVAIARALMLEPHVLIADEPLANLDLEVRPVVFDAITRRRTERAMAALLVTNDAAFIRELDADALLLRAGHVVARGTGADLIWAPNAEADVGP; via the coding sequence ATGCCTGCCGACAGCGAGTTCGCGATCGACTGCCACGACCTGGTCATCGACCGGATCGGGCACGGCGGAACGACCCGTGCCGTCGACGGCGTGACGTTCACCCTGAAGCCAGGCGAGCTGATGTGCATCGGCGGAGCGACCGGTTCGGGGAAGTCGACCCTCGTGACCGCGCTCGCAGGCATGGGCGACTCGTCGCTGAAGGTGGCGGGGGGCCGCGCCACCGTGTGCGGGGTGAACATCCGCAAGCCGGGGCGCAGACGCCGGACCCTCACCGCGCTCAGCGGGCATCTCGCCCAGGGCGCCGGCGCTGCGCTGCCGCCGCGGCTCACGGTCGGAGAGGCGATCTCGGAGCCGATCACCTCGCGTGAGAAGAAGGTCAACGGCAAGGCGCTGGCGATCCGCGTGGCTTCTCTGCTCGACGAACTGCACCTGCCGCTCGGACTCGCGTCGAAGTTCCCGTACGAGCTGAGCGCCGGCATGCGCCAGCGCGTCGCGATCGCTCGCGCGCTGATGCTCGAGCCGCATGTGCTCATCGCCGACGAACCGCTCGCGAATCTCGATCTGGAGGTGCGACCGGTCGTCTTCGACGCGATCACCCGACGCCGCACGGAACGGGCGATGGCGGCGCTGCTCGTCACGAACGACGCGGCCTTCATCCGCGAGCTGGACGCCGACGCGCTGCTGCTGAGGGCGGGTCATGTCGTGGCCAGGGGCACGGGGGCGGACCTCATCTGGGCGCCGAACGCCGAGGCCGATGTCGGCCCCTGA
- the def gene encoding peptide deformylase: protein MAVLPIRIMGDPVLHARASEVGEVTDEIRTLVADMYETMDVAPGVGLAAPQVGVGLRIYVYSYVDDDENPWRGEIINPVLWMAPMEPGSPDPDEESEGCLSFPGERFALRRSDRVLVTGTDLEGREVRIEVDGWRARIMQHEFDHLDGILYVDRLGDSDWKTVQKIARKRGWNRGSHSWMPGVDDLEG, encoded by the coding sequence GTGGCTGTTCTTCCGATCCGCATCATGGGCGACCCTGTTCTGCACGCGAGAGCGAGCGAGGTGGGCGAGGTGACCGACGAGATCCGCACCCTCGTCGCCGACATGTACGAGACCATGGATGTCGCCCCCGGAGTCGGTCTTGCGGCCCCGCAGGTCGGCGTCGGGCTGCGCATCTACGTCTACTCGTACGTCGACGACGACGAGAATCCGTGGCGCGGCGAGATCATCAACCCCGTGCTGTGGATGGCTCCGATGGAGCCCGGATCCCCCGACCCCGACGAGGAGTCGGAGGGATGCCTGTCGTTCCCCGGGGAGCGGTTCGCACTGCGGCGCTCAGACCGCGTCCTGGTCACCGGCACCGACCTCGAAGGGCGCGAGGTGCGCATCGAGGTCGACGGGTGGCGCGCCCGCATCATGCAGCACGAGTTCGACCACCTCGACGGCATCCTGTACGTCGACCGGCTCGGAGACTCCGACTGGAAGACCGTGCAGAAGATCGCGCGCAAGCGCGGCTGGAACCGCGGCTCGCACAGCTGGATGCCCGGCGTCGACGACCTCGAGGGCTGA
- the zwf gene encoding glucose-6-phosphate dehydrogenase — MTAPISRGHNPLRDPDDRRLNRIAGPSALVIFGVTGDLSRKKLMPAVYDLANRGLLPPGFALVGFARRDWEDQDFAKVVYDAVKEHSRTEFREETWQQLLQGIRFVQGTFDDPDSFARLRETVETLDVERGTMGNHAFYLSIPPKDFPTVARQLKESGLVGEHSDDDSCWRRVVIEKPFGDDLESARALNRALEVAFPADSIFRIDHYLGKETVQNILALRFANELYEPIWNRNHIDHVQITMAEDIGVGGRAGYYDGIGAARDVIQNHLLQLLALTAMEEPISLSAEHLRAEKEKVLAAVQLPDDLSLAAARGQYAGGWQGGEKVNGFLEEEGMNPQSTTETYAALKLEIATRRWAGVPFYLRTGKRLGRRVTEIAVVFKRAPQHLMGRTSELGQNALVIRVQPNEGVTIRFGSKVPGAGTQVRDVTMDFGYGHAFTEASPEAYERLILDVLLGDPPLFPRHEEVELSWKILDPIEQYWASLDEQPEQYAPGSWGPASADDLLARDGRVWRRP; from the coding sequence ATGACTGCCCCCATCTCCCGCGGACACAATCCCCTCCGCGATCCCGATGATCGCCGACTGAACCGCATCGCAGGTCCCAGCGCGCTGGTGATCTTCGGCGTGACCGGCGATCTGTCCCGCAAGAAGCTGATGCCCGCGGTGTACGACCTCGCGAACCGCGGCCTGCTTCCCCCCGGATTCGCGCTGGTCGGCTTCGCCCGGCGCGACTGGGAGGATCAGGACTTCGCCAAGGTCGTCTACGACGCGGTCAAGGAGCACTCGCGCACCGAGTTCCGAGAGGAGACCTGGCAGCAGCTGCTGCAGGGCATCCGGTTCGTGCAGGGCACCTTCGACGACCCAGACTCGTTCGCGCGACTGCGCGAGACCGTCGAAACCCTCGACGTCGAGCGCGGCACGATGGGCAACCACGCGTTCTACCTGTCGATCCCGCCGAAGGATTTCCCCACCGTCGCCCGTCAGCTCAAGGAGTCCGGCCTCGTCGGCGAGCACAGCGACGACGACAGCTGCTGGCGTCGCGTGGTCATCGAGAAGCCGTTCGGCGACGACCTCGAGTCCGCCAGGGCGCTCAACAGGGCGCTGGAGGTCGCGTTCCCCGCGGACTCGATCTTCCGCATCGACCACTACCTCGGCAAGGAGACGGTGCAGAACATCCTCGCGCTGCGCTTCGCCAACGAGCTGTACGAGCCGATCTGGAACCGCAACCACATCGATCACGTGCAGATCACCATGGCCGAGGACATCGGCGTCGGCGGTCGCGCCGGGTATTACGACGGCATCGGCGCAGCCCGCGACGTCATCCAGAACCACCTGCTGCAGCTTCTCGCGCTGACCGCGATGGAAGAGCCGATCAGCCTCTCGGCCGAGCATCTGCGGGCCGAGAAGGAGAAGGTGCTCGCCGCGGTCCAGCTGCCGGACGACCTGTCGCTCGCCGCCGCACGCGGCCAGTACGCCGGCGGGTGGCAGGGCGGTGAGAAGGTGAACGGCTTCCTCGAAGAGGAGGGCATGAACCCCCAGTCGACCACCGAGACCTACGCCGCCCTCAAGCTCGAGATCGCGACGCGCCGCTGGGCAGGAGTGCCCTTCTACCTGCGCACAGGCAAGCGACTGGGCCGCCGTGTGACGGAGATCGCCGTCGTCTTCAAGCGCGCCCCGCAGCACCTGATGGGCCGCACGTCCGAGCTCGGCCAGAATGCGCTCGTCATCCGCGTGCAGCCCAACGAGGGCGTCACGATCCGCTTCGGCTCGAAGGTGCCAGGTGCCGGCACGCAGGTGCGCGATGTGACCATGGACTTCGGCTACGGCCACGCCTTCACCGAGGCGAGCCCCGAGGCGTACGAGCGCCTCATCCTCGACGTGCTGCTCGGCGACCCGCCGCTGTTCCCCCGCCACGAAGAGGTCGAGCTCTCGTGGAAGATCCTCGACCCGATCGAGCAGTACTGGGCGTCCCTCGACGAGCAGCCCGAGCAGTACGCCCCCGGCTCATGGGGTCCTGCCTCGGCCGACGACCTCCTTGCCCGCGACGGACGAGTCTGGAGACGCCCGTGA
- the pgl gene encoding 6-phosphogluconolactonase → MKVQGTTKSVVVEQTPAALAARVADRFLTRLHARTRNGRTAHVCLTGGSMGGAVLAATASDPRVSEIDWSLVHFWWGDERFVERNHPDRNSLQSREALLDRIPVPAENVHEVAAPSDGVTLDEAAEAYAAELARYSSDHGPWPSFAVCFLGVGPDGHIASLFPDRPEVTVTDAAALPVRDSPKPPPERVTLTRPVLNASKRVWLVLTGADKASALGLALAGASYASVPAAGAKGRRRTIFFVDEAAAAEVSPELIDRDY, encoded by the coding sequence ATGAAGGTCCAGGGGACGACGAAGTCCGTGGTGGTCGAGCAGACTCCCGCCGCACTCGCGGCGCGGGTCGCCGACCGCTTCCTCACCCGTCTGCACGCCCGCACGCGTAACGGACGCACCGCGCACGTCTGCCTCACGGGCGGCTCGATGGGCGGCGCGGTGCTCGCGGCGACGGCGAGCGACCCTCGCGTCAGCGAGATCGACTGGTCGCTCGTGCACTTCTGGTGGGGTGACGAGCGCTTCGTCGAGCGCAACCACCCCGATCGCAACTCGCTGCAGTCGCGCGAGGCGCTGCTCGATCGCATCCCCGTGCCCGCCGAGAACGTGCACGAGGTCGCGGCTCCGAGCGACGGCGTCACCCTCGACGAGGCCGCCGAGGCCTACGCCGCCGAACTCGCGCGCTACTCGAGCGACCACGGGCCCTGGCCGTCATTCGCGGTGTGCTTCCTCGGCGTGGGCCCCGACGGGCACATCGCCTCGCTCTTCCCCGACCGGCCTGAGGTGACCGTGACGGACGCCGCGGCTCTGCCCGTGCGCGACTCCCCGAAGCCGCCGCCCGAGCGCGTCACCCTGACCCGCCCTGTGCTGAACGCATCGAAGCGCGTGTGGCTGGTGCTGACGGGCGCCGACAAGGCATCCGCTCTCGGCCTGGCACTCGCCGGAGCCAGCTACGCGAGCGTCCCGGCCGCCGGAGCGAAGGGACGTCGCCGCACGATCTTCTTCGTCGATGAGGCGGCCGCAGCCGAGGTCTCCCCCGAGCTCATCGACCGCGACTACTGA